In one Desulfoferula mesophila genomic region, the following are encoded:
- a CDS encoding TRAP transporter permease, which produces MMPASEENNIPKSRMSGPARWLVFTVAVGLTCFHLYTAAFGVMSPLYQRSVHLMGLMLLTFLIYRAFTGRDGSNPGVVDWIVSLGMIAVGLFFINAFAPNAVLERGIMGPTDNEIWMGALLIVLILEGTRRTVGLPIVLVAVAFLAYGMLGPYMPDMLAHKGYSPQRLVSYLVWTTEGVFGIPIAVSATFVVVFIIFGAFLDKLGAGNFFIQLALALTGRRRGGPALTSVVASGLMGSISGSSVSNVVTTGTFTIPLMKRTGYSPLFAGAVEAVASTGGQIMPPVMGAGAFVMAELLGTSYAHIALAAVIPALLYFLSVGLMVYFEAQRKQLKVLSKEEVPNALDTLRKGYHLLIPLLVLIYLLVVEQLSPMLSGFYAICTLVVTASAYIVVREKRFPWREIIEALEKGIITAAPVAMACAAAGMVIGVVSLTGLGVRFTQMVIHLSGGVLWLGGLLTMVACIILGMGLPTTAAYIITAILGVPALTDMGVSPLQAHMFIFYFAIISFITPPVAISAYAASGIAGTNAMNTGFQSFKLGLAGFIVPFLFLYSPSIVLEGSLWHIVLNSLTAMLGVGALAGGLVGWFFMPLKLWLRLIFLVSAIALIVPNLLASLVGIVPLVIVAMMGVKSKKV; this is translated from the coding sequence ATGATGCCTGCGTCAGAGGAAAATAACATCCCCAAGAGCCGCATGAGCGGCCCGGCCCGCTGGCTGGTGTTCACCGTGGCGGTGGGCCTGACTTGTTTTCATCTCTACACCGCCGCTTTCGGGGTGATGTCCCCCCTGTACCAGCGTTCGGTCCATTTGATGGGCCTGATGCTTCTGACCTTTTTGATCTACCGGGCCTTTACCGGCCGTGACGGCAGCAACCCCGGCGTGGTGGATTGGATCGTCAGCCTGGGCATGATCGCCGTGGGGCTGTTTTTCATCAACGCCTTCGCCCCCAACGCGGTGCTGGAGCGGGGCATCATGGGCCCCACCGACAACGAGATATGGATGGGCGCCCTGCTCATAGTCCTGATCCTGGAGGGCACCCGGCGCACGGTGGGCCTGCCCATCGTGCTGGTGGCGGTGGCCTTTTTGGCCTACGGCATGCTGGGCCCCTACATGCCCGACATGCTGGCCCATAAGGGCTACAGCCCCCAGCGCCTGGTCAGCTACCTGGTGTGGACCACCGAGGGCGTCTTCGGCATCCCCATCGCCGTGTCGGCCACCTTCGTGGTGGTGTTCATCATCTTCGGCGCCTTTTTGGACAAGCTGGGCGCGGGCAATTTCTTCATCCAGCTGGCCCTGGCCCTCACCGGCCGGCGGCGGGGCGGCCCGGCACTCACCTCCGTGGTGGCCTCCGGTCTCATGGGCTCCATCAGTGGATCGTCGGTGTCCAACGTGGTCACCACCGGCACTTTCACCATCCCCCTGATGAAGCGCACCGGCTATTCGCCCCTATTCGCCGGGGCGGTGGAAGCGGTGGCCTCCACCGGCGGGCAGATCATGCCCCCGGTGATGGGCGCGGGCGCCTTTGTCATGGCCGAGCTCTTGGGCACCTCCTATGCCCACATCGCCCTGGCCGCGGTCATCCCGGCCTTGCTCTACTTCCTCTCGGTGGGCCTGATGGTTTACTTCGAGGCCCAGCGCAAGCAGCTGAAGGTGCTGAGCAAGGAAGAGGTGCCCAACGCCCTGGATACGCTGCGCAAGGGATATCATTTGCTGATCCCTCTGCTGGTTCTGATCTATCTGCTGGTCGTAGAGCAGCTCTCGCCTATGCTCTCGGGCTTTTACGCCATCTGCACCCTGGTGGTCACCGCCTCGGCCTACATCGTGGTGCGCGAGAAGCGCTTCCCCTGGCGGGAGATTATCGAGGCCCTGGAAAAGGGCATCATCACCGCGGCGCCCGTGGCCATGGCCTGCGCCGCCGCGGGAATGGTCATCGGAGTGGTGTCCCTGACCGGCCTGGGGGTGCGCTTCACCCAGATGGTGATCCATCTTTCCGGCGGCGTGCTTTGGCTGGGCGGCCTCTTGACCATGGTGGCCTGCATCATCCTGGGCATGGGCCTGCCCACCACGGCGGCCTATATCATCACCGCCATCCTGGGGGTGCCCGCGCTCACCGACATGGGAGTCTCGCCGCTGCAGGCCCACATGTTCATCTTCTACTTCGCCATCATCTCCTTCATCACCCCGCCGGTGGCCATCAGCGCCTACGCGGCCAGCGGCATCGCGGGCACCAACGCCATGAACACCGGCTTCCAGTCCTTCAAGCTGGGCCTGGCCGGTTTTATCGTGCCCTTCCTGTTCCTCTATAGTCCTTCCATCGTGCTGGAGGGCTCGCTGTGGCACATCGTGCTCAACTCCCTCACCGCCATGCTGGGGGTGGGCGCGCTGGCCGGCGGCCTGGTCGGCTGGTTTTTCATGCCGTTGAAGCTCTGGCTTCGCCTGATATTCTTGGTTTCGGCCATAGCCCTCATCGTGCCCAACCTCCTGGCGAGCCTGGTCGGCATCGTGCCTTTGGTAATCGTGGCCATGATGGGGGTGAAGAGCAAAAAAGTTTAA
- a CDS encoding amphi-Trp domain-containing protein: MSSSANRFRHESLQDCQSIINYLIALKDGFESGALLFSTDGRNLVLKPDGLINLNVEAKRKGEEIKLSLKMRWSENEGGGNPEDQPLLIEPIKAS; the protein is encoded by the coding sequence ATGAGTTCCTCCGCCAACAGGTTCAGGCATGAGTCTCTCCAGGACTGCCAAAGCATCATCAATTATTTGATCGCCCTCAAGGACGGCTTCGAAAGCGGGGCCCTGCTGTTTTCCACCGACGGCCGCAACCTGGTGCTCAAGCCCGATGGCTTGATCAACCTGAACGTGGAAGCCAAGCGCAAGGGGGAGGAGATCAAGCTTTCCCTGAAGATGCGCTGGAGCGAAAACGAGGGCGGCGGCAACCCCGAGGACCAGCCCCTTTTGATAGAGCCCATCAAGGCAAGTTAA
- a CDS encoding TAXI family TRAP transporter solute-binding subunit, translating into MRKALSICLTLALSLALALPAAAAEKRISIGTAGTAGALYPMGVAMAETINRHVPNFKASAEASSASLENIRNLAQGNVDWAISQNEVAFLAYNGKDKYEGRAVTSLRSLFGTILSWAQIFTSADSGLNSVKDFKGKRIGVGAPGSGGERAAQKILSYYGLTYKDIKPEFMSNAEMVAALKDGTLDAFIITHPLKSAALLDLTTSYKVKMIPVGDEGFYKKYPFFTKMDVPAGTYRNVDQPVPTPTSRVVMYTSTKAELSVDQVFALLKGLWENTGEWTNTHPAVKKYTTLADAVKGLQVPLHPGAVKYYKEKGLDVPARLIK; encoded by the coding sequence ATGAGAAAAGCTCTGAGCATTTGCCTTACGCTGGCCCTGAGCCTGGCCTTGGCCCTGCCCGCCGCGGCCGCGGAAAAACGCATCAGCATCGGCACCGCCGGCACCGCCGGGGCCTTGTACCCCATGGGTGTAGCCATGGCCGAGACCATCAACCGCCACGTGCCGAACTTCAAGGCCTCCGCCGAGGCCAGCTCCGCTTCGCTGGAGAACATCCGCAACCTGGCCCAGGGCAACGTGGACTGGGCCATCAGCCAGAACGAAGTGGCCTTTTTGGCCTACAACGGCAAGGACAAGTACGAGGGCCGCGCGGTCACCTCGCTGCGCTCCCTGTTCGGCACCATCTTGTCCTGGGCCCAGATATTCACCAGCGCCGACAGCGGCCTGAACAGCGTGAAGGACTTCAAGGGCAAGCGCATCGGCGTGGGCGCCCCGGGCAGCGGCGGAGAGCGCGCGGCCCAGAAGATCCTGAGCTACTACGGCCTGACCTACAAGGACATCAAGCCCGAGTTCATGTCCAACGCCGAGATGGTGGCCGCCCTCAAGGACGGCACCCTGGACGCCTTCATCATCACCCACCCCCTGAAGTCGGCCGCCCTTTTGGACCTGACCACCAGCTACAAGGTGAAGATGATCCCCGTGGGCGACGAAGGCTTCTACAAGAAGTACCCCTTCTTCACCAAGATGGACGTGCCGGCCGGCACCTACCGCAACGTGGACCAGCCGGTGCCCACCCCCACCAGCCGGGTGGTGATGTACACCAGCACCAAGGCCGAGCTGTCGGTCGACCAGGTATTCGCCCTGCTCAAGGGCCTGTGGGAAAACACCGGCGAGTGGACCAACACCCACCCGGCGGTGAAGAAATACACCACGCTTGCCGATGCGGTTAAGGGCCTGCAAGTGCCCCTGCATCCCGGCGCGGTGAAGTACTACAAGGAAAAGGGCCTGGACGTTCCGGCTCGTTTGATCAAGTAG
- a CDS encoding PhoU domain-containing protein, which yields MPATHRLEEVRENFRFIVSEVTAQVELTRRFYQQPRRELMEKISSRDDYVDNLKSVIQEQSFDRLMDPRGIERAKVVELRALNTITANLERIADFAVNLVGQMGHLAQLENRRLVDFAPFFDEVLVGLNNVVDALDRRNSNKAFRICQCEFNLDELHRHTFGKVLEELEASSHRGDLVTIIFFSHYLERMGDCLLNIGEALIFVLVGEKMKIRQYQALNDTLAASGLSSSVGQVEFESIWGTRGGCRIAAVQDPRPESTSPVLFKQGLAKKLGKEKENLELWEKLAPGLPPKVWAFQEDEDGEGSILLEYLPGCTMQDLLVNGDETNLARSENLLEETLGKVWWRTKQARELRSDFVGQIRARQEAVYRIHPELESKPVVIGNLRLPSFEGLLDTLEELEPELAAPYAVRTHGDLNLNNVIYDPLGQRLHFIDLHRSAMADCAQDISVFLVSNFRLPVFEPEVRRRINTVIARFLNFALDFARNLGDEAFQARLALGLGRSMFSSTRFEMNGHFAREMHLRAVYLLERVVAHRGRDWSRFKLPRQPLIFP from the coding sequence ATGCCAGCCACGCATCGCCTGGAAGAGGTGCGGGAGAATTTCCGCTTCATCGTCAGCGAAGTCACCGCCCAGGTAGAGCTCACCCGCCGCTTTTACCAGCAGCCCCGCCGGGAGCTGATGGAGAAGATCAGCTCCCGCGACGACTACGTGGACAACCTCAAGAGCGTTATCCAGGAGCAGAGCTTCGACCGCCTCATGGACCCCAGGGGCATCGAGCGGGCCAAGGTGGTGGAGCTAAGGGCGCTCAACACCATAACCGCCAACCTGGAGCGCATCGCCGATTTCGCGGTGAACCTGGTGGGCCAGATGGGCCATCTGGCGCAGTTGGAAAACCGGCGCCTGGTAGACTTTGCCCCCTTTTTCGACGAGGTGCTGGTGGGGCTGAACAACGTGGTGGACGCCCTGGATCGGCGCAACTCCAACAAGGCCTTTCGCATCTGCCAGTGCGAGTTCAACCTGGACGAGCTGCACCGCCACACCTTTGGCAAGGTGTTGGAGGAGCTGGAGGCCAGTTCCCATCGCGGCGACCTGGTGACCATCATTTTTTTCAGCCACTACCTGGAGCGCATGGGCGACTGCCTGCTCAACATCGGCGAGGCCCTTATCTTCGTCCTGGTGGGCGAGAAGATGAAGATCCGCCAGTACCAGGCCCTGAACGACACCCTGGCCGCCTCCGGCCTGTCGTCTTCGGTGGGGCAGGTGGAGTTCGAATCCATCTGGGGCACCAGGGGCGGCTGCCGCATCGCGGCGGTGCAGGATCCGCGGCCCGAGTCCACCAGCCCGGTGCTGTTCAAGCAGGGCCTGGCCAAGAAGCTGGGCAAGGAAAAAGAAAACCTGGAGCTGTGGGAAAAGCTGGCCCCCGGCCTACCCCCCAAGGTGTGGGCCTTCCAGGAGGACGAGGACGGCGAAGGCTCCATTCTCCTGGAATACCTGCCCGGCTGCACCATGCAGGACTTGCTTGTCAACGGCGACGAGACAAACCTGGCCCGGTCCGAGAACCTGCTGGAAGAGACCCTGGGCAAGGTGTGGTGGAGAACCAAGCAGGCTAGAGAGCTGCGTTCCGATTTCGTGGGCCAGATTCGCGCCCGTCAGGAGGCGGTGTACCGCATCCATCCCGAGCTTGAGAGCAAACCCGTGGTCATCGGCAACCTGCGGCTGCCTTCCTTCGAGGGCCTGCTGGATACCTTGGAGGAACTGGAGCCCGAGCTGGCCGCCCCCTACGCGGTGCGCACCCACGGAGACCTCAACCTGAACAACGTGATTTACGACCCCCTCGGCCAGCGCCTGCATTTCATCGATCTGCACCGCTCGGCCATGGCCGACTGCGCCCAGGACATCTCGGTGTTTTTGGTCTCCAACTTCCGCTTGCCGGTTTTCGAACCCGAGGTGCGCCGGCGCATCAACACGGTCATCGCGCGCTTTCTGAACTTCGCCCTGGATTTCGCCCGCAACCTGGGCGACGAGGCCTTTCAGGCCCGTCTGGCCCTGGGGTTGGGGCGCTCCATGTTTTCCTCCACCCGCTTTGAAATGAACGGCCACTTCGCCCGGGAGATGCATCTCAGGGCCGTGTACTTGTTGGAGCGGGTGGTGGCCCACCGGGGCCGGGATTGGTCACGCTTCAAGCTGCCCCGGCAACCCCTCATCTTTCCCTGA
- the aroA gene encoding 3-phosphoshikimate 1-carboxyvinyltransferase, with amino-acid sequence MKFIVSRSSLRGTTRIPGNKSATARAIVLGGLAEGTSKVGNCLPGIDSFSIVEMMRALGAKIDTSNPEYWVFEGVANRPQVPACVLDAGNSGTGYYLIAAIAALIDGRSVVSGDYQICRRPAQPLIEALGDLGAEVISTRGNGLAPLVVKGPMRGGRTKLPGVNSQWLSPLLIAGGLTPEGIVVDEDDLMERPYVDMTMGWIRTAGGQVSHDNYDVFTVPGGQQYKAFTADIPADWGSSGYPMVAAAITDSKVTFTGMNPDDYAGEKAYPHIIKAMGGKVTFEDEGRTVTVEGGAELKGIEIDCSGTPDAVPALAVLGCKARGKTRLFNIEASRLKETDRTRSIMEELTKMGGKFEETPDSLTIHHSELKGTHIDGRHDHRIVMATAVAAMIAEGETIIDDAEYVGVSFPNFYEVMTALGADLGRMEIV; translated from the coding sequence ATGAAGTTCATCGTAAGCCGGTCCTCCCTCAGGGGGACCACCCGCATTCCGGGCAACAAGTCCGCCACCGCCCGGGCCATCGTCTTGGGCGGATTGGCCGAGGGCACCTCCAAGGTGGGCAACTGCCTGCCCGGCATCGACAGTTTCTCCATCGTGGAAATGATGCGGGCCCTGGGGGCCAAGATCGACACCTCCAACCCCGAGTACTGGGTTTTCGAGGGCGTGGCCAACCGGCCCCAGGTCCCCGCCTGCGTGTTGGACGCGGGCAACTCGGGCACCGGCTACTACCTCATCGCGGCCATCGCCGCCCTGATCGACGGCCGCTCGGTGGTCTCCGGCGACTACCAGATTTGCCGCCGTCCGGCCCAGCCGCTCATCGAGGCGCTGGGCGATTTGGGGGCGGAGGTCATCTCCACCCGAGGCAACGGCCTGGCCCCCCTGGTGGTCAAGGGCCCCATGCGCGGCGGCCGCACCAAGCTGCCCGGCGTCAACTCCCAGTGGCTGAGCCCGCTGTTGATCGCCGGCGGCCTCACCCCCGAGGGCATCGTCGTGGACGAGGACGACCTCATGGAGCGGCCCTACGTGGACATGACCATGGGCTGGATCCGCACCGCGGGAGGCCAGGTCTCCCACGACAACTACGACGTGTTCACCGTGCCCGGCGGCCAGCAGTACAAGGCCTTCACCGCCGACATCCCCGCCGACTGGGGCAGCTCGGGCTATCCCATGGTGGCCGCGGCCATCACCGACTCCAAGGTAACCTTCACCGGCATGAACCCCGACGACTACGCCGGAGAAAAGGCCTACCCCCATATCATAAAGGCCATGGGCGGCAAGGTGACCTTCGAGGACGAGGGCCGCACCGTGACCGTGGAGGGCGGCGCCGAGCTGAAAGGCATCGAGATCGACTGCTCGGGCACCCCGGACGCGGTGCCCGCCCTGGCGGTGCTGGGCTGCAAGGCCCGGGGCAAGACCCGCCTGTTCAACATCGAGGCCAGCCGCCTCAAGGAGACCGACCGTACCCGCTCCATTATGGAGGAGCTCACCAAGATGGGCGGCAAGTTCGAGGAGACCCCGGACAGCCTGACCATCCACCATTCCGAGCTCAAGGGTACCCACATCGACGGCCGCCACGACCACCGCATCGTCATGGCCACCGCGGTGGCGGCCATGATCGCCGAAGGCGAGACCATCATCGACGACGCCGAGTACGTGGGGGTGTCCTTCCCCAACTTCTACGAGGTCATGACCGCCCTGGGCGCGGACCTGGGGCGCATGGAGATCGTGTAA
- a CDS encoding MFS transporter: MSNQQVVCRASSYRWVILGILSFSYLLVFVHRMCPAVLAEDIMHSFGASGAVTGLLASAYFYPYALMQGPGGFITDRLGTRRLVTLSMLVASVGSVLFALSSGVTSAFLSRVLVGLGVSVVLVPTYKALTAWFPVKDYVLGTSLVIAVAGLGALLAGSPLAGLSEAIGWRGSFWVIAGLTMANAALVWFLVRDKPQDLGLPPVETIAEGDHHAAKSVPLRQVLPMVLGNRDFWLLAGWFFFNGGVLFSFAGLWAGPYYMQAYAMSKTQAGQVINVFSFGLVFGPLIFAWIAAKVPSRGAVLGGSMVAWSAILVWILLRNGSMSLTEIYAFNLIFGLVGAGPAGVCFAAVKERFPVSIAGTVTGFTYVLPMIGSALYQPLAGAILDRSGNLSAGLGAADFTPLFWLYLASTVIGAIMAYAYRTQKH, translated from the coding sequence ATGTCTAATCAACAAGTCGTTTGCCGAGCCTCGTCTTACCGCTGGGTGATTCTGGGCATATTGTCGTTTTCCTATTTGCTGGTGTTCGTGCATCGCATGTGCCCGGCGGTTTTGGCCGAGGACATAATGCACTCCTTCGGGGCCTCCGGGGCGGTCACGGGGTTGCTGGCTTCGGCATACTTCTATCCCTATGCCCTGATGCAGGGGCCGGGCGGCTTTATCACCGATCGCTTGGGAACCCGCCGCCTGGTCACCCTGTCCATGCTGGTGGCCAGCGTGGGCTCGGTGCTTTTCGCCCTTTCCTCCGGGGTCACCAGCGCCTTCCTGTCGAGGGTGCTGGTGGGCCTGGGGGTGTCGGTGGTGCTGGTGCCCACCTACAAGGCCCTCACCGCCTGGTTCCCGGTCAAGGACTACGTGCTGGGCACTTCCCTGGTTATAGCCGTCGCCGGGCTGGGCGCCCTGCTGGCCGGGTCGCCCCTGGCCGGGCTCAGCGAGGCCATCGGTTGGCGCGGCAGCTTCTGGGTCATCGCCGGTCTCACCATGGCCAATGCGGCCCTGGTGTGGTTTCTGGTGCGCGACAAGCCCCAGGATTTAGGCCTGCCTCCCGTGGAGACCATCGCGGAAGGAGACCACCACGCGGCTAAATCCGTTCCCCTGCGCCAGGTGTTGCCCATGGTGCTGGGCAACCGGGACTTTTGGCTGCTGGCTGGGTGGTTCTTCTTTAACGGCGGCGTGCTGTTCAGCTTTGCCGGTCTTTGGGCCGGGCCATATTACATGCAGGCCTACGCCATGAGCAAGACCCAGGCCGGGCAGGTGATAAACGTCTTTTCCTTCGGCTTGGTGTTCGGCCCCCTCATTTTCGCCTGGATCGCGGCCAAGGTGCCGTCGCGGGGGGCGGTGCTGGGCGGGAGCATGGTGGCCTGGTCCGCCATTCTGGTATGGATTCTCCTGCGCAACGGCTCCATGAGCCTGACCGAGATCTACGCCTTCAACCTCATCTTCGGCTTGGTGGGCGCGGGTCCGGCGGGGGTGTGTTTCGCCGCGGTAAAGGAGCGTTTTCCGGTCAGCATCGCGGGCACGGTCACCGGCTTTACTTATGTGCTGCCCATGATCGGCAGCGCGCTCTACCAGCCCTTGGCCGGAGCCATCCTGGACCGCTCCGGCAATCTTAGCGCCGGTCTGGGGGCGGCGGACTTCACCCCGCTGTTCTGGTTATACCTGGCCTCCACCGTGATCGGCGCGATCATGGCTTACGCTTACCGCACCCAAAAGCACTAG
- a CDS encoding 3-keto-5-aminohexanoate cleavage protein: MGKGKARKAIITAAVTGSIHTPTMSPYLPVTPEQLIADILSVHEAGGAVAHLHVRDPQTGLPNADQDIYREVASEVKRRCDIVLCTTTGGKLGESVENRSQVVANLQPELASLNAGSLNFALFHVAGQHQEWRHDWEKAYLEATEDYIFPNTFYTMRRFLEIMRPFETKPEFEIYDVGMINNLAHLIQAGHVKTPVYLQFVMGILGGIPATVDNLVYLVQTAQRQIGDFQWSVCAAGRFQFPMTTHALLMGGNARVGLEDNLYLERGVLAKSSGEQVAKLIRIARELGIEPATPDEAREILGLKGLDKVNY, encoded by the coding sequence ATGGGCAAGGGCAAGGCACGCAAGGCAATCATAACCGCGGCGGTAACCGGCTCCATCCACACCCCCACCATGTCCCCCTATCTGCCGGTAACTCCGGAGCAGCTGATCGCCGACATACTTTCGGTGCACGAGGCCGGGGGGGCGGTGGCCCATCTGCACGTGCGCGACCCCCAGACCGGCCTGCCCAACGCGGACCAGGACATCTACCGGGAGGTGGCCTCGGAGGTGAAGCGCCGCTGCGACATCGTGCTGTGCACCACCACCGGCGGCAAGCTGGGTGAGTCGGTGGAGAACCGCTCCCAAGTGGTCGCCAACCTGCAGCCCGAGCTGGCCTCGCTGAACGCCGGGTCCTTGAACTTCGCCCTGTTTCACGTGGCCGGGCAGCACCAGGAGTGGCGGCACGATTGGGAAAAGGCCTACCTGGAGGCCACGGAGGACTATATCTTTCCCAACACCTTTTACACCATGCGCCGCTTTCTGGAGATCATGCGCCCCTTTGAGACCAAGCCCGAGTTCGAGATCTACGACGTGGGCATGATCAACAATCTGGCCCATCTCATCCAGGCGGGGCACGTCAAGACCCCGGTGTACCTCCAGTTCGTGATGGGCATCCTGGGCGGCATCCCGGCCACGGTGGACAACCTGGTGTATCTGGTGCAGACCGCCCAACGGCAGATTGGCGACTTCCAGTGGTCGGTGTGCGCGGCCGGGCGCTTTCAGTTCCCCATGACCACCCACGCACTGTTGATGGGCGGCAACGCCCGGGTGGGCCTGGAGGACAACCTCTACCTGGAGCGAGGCGTGCTGGCCAAGAGCAGCGGGGAGCAAGTGGCCAAGCTGATCCGCATCGCCCGCGAGTTGGGCATCGAACCCGCCACCCCGGACGAGGCCCGGGAGATCCTGGGGCTCAAGGGGCTGGACAAGGTCAACTACTAG
- a CDS encoding NAD-dependent epimerase/dehydratase family protein → MKALITGGSGFIGAQLARLLAKAGHRAALLDLAPPPPDLAKDPQTHPFVRASVTNFPLMIDTLRSLQVDTVFHLGGMLSMPCERDPWSAFEVNVSGTYHVLEAARLAGVGRFILSSSIAVYGEDLPPAPINDDSLQRPSSMYGTSKVFGELMGRFYARRFGLDFRGLRIPSVVGPGSKVPHMSIYNCWAIERPLLGEPYDILVEPATRCPTIYYKDAARALMEMAMAPVQRIKTKVYNINGFNPAYSADELVEAVRGLVPEARLGFTPDPEITTLIQAIGSRPLDDGHARQEWGWRPGYDLPGMIEDFKRELARLGQANGTA, encoded by the coding sequence ATGAAGGCGTTAATTACCGGAGGCTCGGGATTCATCGGCGCGCAACTGGCGCGGCTGTTGGCCAAGGCGGGGCACCGCGCGGCCCTGCTGGACCTGGCGCCGCCCCCGCCGGATTTGGCCAAGGATCCGCAGACCCATCCTTTCGTGCGGGCCTCGGTCACCAACTTCCCCCTGATGATCGACACCCTGCGCTCCTTGCAGGTGGACACGGTGTTCCATCTGGGGGGCATGCTCTCCATGCCCTGCGAGCGCGACCCCTGGAGCGCCTTTGAGGTCAACGTGTCCGGCACCTATCACGTGTTGGAGGCGGCGCGCCTGGCCGGGGTGGGGCGCTTTATTCTCTCCAGCAGCATCGCGGTGTACGGCGAGGATCTGCCTCCGGCCCCCATAAACGACGACAGTTTGCAGCGCCCGTCCTCCATGTACGGCACCAGCAAGGTCTTCGGCGAGCTGATGGGCCGTTTCTACGCCCGCCGCTTTGGCCTGGATTTTCGCGGCCTGCGCATCCCCTCGGTGGTGGGGCCCGGCTCCAAGGTGCCCCATATGTCCATCTACAACTGCTGGGCCATCGAGCGACCCCTGCTGGGGGAGCCCTACGATATCTTGGTGGAGCCCGCCACCCGCTGCCCCACCATCTATTACAAGGACGCGGCCCGCGCCCTCATGGAAATGGCTATGGCCCCGGTGCAGCGGATCAAAACCAAGGTGTATAACATTAACGGGTTCAACCCGGCCTATTCGGCCGACGAATTGGTGGAGGCGGTGCGGGGGCTGGTGCCGGAGGCGCGGCTGGGCTTCACGCCCGACCCGGAAATCACCACCCTGATCCAGGCCATCGGCAGCCGCCCGCTGGACGATGGCCACGCCCGCCAGGAATGGGGCTGGCGGCCGGGTTACGACCTTCCCGGCATGATCGAGGATTTCAAGCGCGAGCTGGCCCGTTTGGGCCAGGCCAACGGCACGGCATAG
- a CDS encoding IclR family transcriptional regulator, with product MAVKVVESLLKGLKVMEAVACHPHGQSLPEIIRVTGLPKATAYRMLQTLVASNYLHYFEDTTLYQLGPKVMSLGMSTLAGQDLAPLAEPYLKELSKRIGQNVNMGILDHGKVVYIIRVKVRRILGIDLAVGSRLPAHNSAIGWALLAFAEAGRLQTLLDEIAADEKLSREVGPHGVNLMRRLERIRQEGYALGEDEYVTGLRSVAVPVFDQSGHAEAAINVPVFSQLCGKRELLEQYLPLVRETAATISQLRGYLPGVQSESRSQ from the coding sequence ATGGCGGTGAAGGTCGTTGAGTCCCTGCTCAAGGGGTTGAAGGTCATGGAGGCGGTGGCATGCCACCCCCATGGTCAAAGTTTGCCCGAGATAATCAGGGTAACCGGCCTGCCCAAGGCCACCGCCTACCGCATGTTGCAAACCTTGGTGGCCAGCAATTACCTGCACTATTTCGAAGACACCACCCTGTACCAACTGGGCCCCAAGGTCATGTCCCTGGGCATGTCCACCCTGGCCGGGCAAGACCTGGCCCCCCTGGCCGAGCCCTATCTGAAAGAGCTTTCCAAGCGCATCGGCCAGAACGTCAACATGGGCATTCTGGATCATGGCAAGGTCGTCTACATCATCCGCGTCAAGGTGCGCCGCATCCTGGGCATCGACCTGGCGGTGGGCAGCCGTTTGCCCGCCCACAACAGCGCCATTGGTTGGGCCTTGTTGGCCTTTGCCGAAGCCGGGCGTTTGCAAACCCTCCTGGACGAGATCGCGGCCGACGAAAAACTGTCCCGGGAGGTGGGGCCCCATGGGGTCAACCTGATGAGACGCCTGGAGCGAATCCGCCAGGAAGGCTACGCCCTGGGCGAAGACGAGTACGTAACCGGCCTGCGCTCGGTGGCCGTGCCGGTGTTCGACCAATCCGGCCACGCCGAAGCCGCCATCAACGTCCCCGTGTTCAGCCAGCTGTGCGGCAAGCGAGAGTTGCTGGAGCAATATCTGCCGCTGGTGCGGGAAACCGCCGCGACCATCTCCCAGCTCCGGGGATACCTCCCCGGCGTTCAATCGGAATCAAGGAGCCAGTGA